The following coding sequences lie in one Arachis ipaensis cultivar K30076 chromosome B03, Araip1.1, whole genome shotgun sequence genomic window:
- the LOC107633205 gene encoding cell division cycle protein 48 homolog, with translation MYMQDAELAYNFSLLQLFRGDTILIKGKKRKDTVCIALADDTCEEPKIRMNKVMRSNLRVRLGDVVSVHQCPDVKYGKRVHILPIDDTIEGVTGNLFDAFLKHYFLEAYRPIRKGDLFLVCGGMRSVEFKVIETDPGEYCVVAPDTEIFCEGESLKREDEEMLDKVGYDDVGGVRKQMAQICELVELPLRHPQLFKSIGVKPPKGILLYGPPGSGKTLIARAVTNETGAFFFCINGPEIMSKLAGESESNLRKAFEEAEKNAPSIILIDEIDSIAPKREKTHGEVERRIVSQLLTLMDGLKSHAHVIVIGATNRPNSIDLALRRFGRFDREIDIGVLDEVGRLEVLRIHTKNMKLSDDVSFIVS, from the exons TTAGCTTATAACTTCTCACTGCTCCAACTCTTCCGTGGCGACACTATCCTCATCAAG GGCAAGAAAAGGAAGGATACTGTTTGCATAGCTCTTGCTGATGACACCTGTGAAGAGCCCAAGATCAGGATGAACAAAGTTATGAGGTCGAATTTGCGGGTTCGTCTTGGAGATGTTGTGTCCGTACACCAGTGCCCTGATGTGAAGTATGGGAAACGTGTGCACATTCTGCCTATTGATGATACCATTGAAGGTGTCACTGGCAATCTGTTTGATGCTTTCTTGAAAC attatttcttgGAAGCTTATCGTCCTATAAGAAAAGGAGATCTATTTCTTGTCTGTGGAGGGATGAGAAGTGTGGAGTTTAAGGTCATTGAAACTGATCCTGGGGAGTACTGTGTGGTTGCTCCAGATACTGAAATCTTCTGTGAGGGGGAGTCTTTGAAAAGAGAGGATGAAGAGATGCTGGATAAAGTTGGATATGATGATGTGGGTGGAGTCAGGAAACAAATGGCACAAATTTGTGAGTTGGTAGAGCTTCCCTTGAGGCATCCACAACTCTTTAAGTCGATTGGTGTGAAACCACCCAAAGGTATTCTACTTTATGGACCCCCTGGTTCCGGGAAGACACTGATAGCAAGAGCTGTTACTAATGAAACGGGAGCTTTCTTCTTTTGTATAAATGGACCGGAGATTATGTCCAAACTGGCAGGAGAGAGTGAAAGCAATTTGAGGAAAGCATTTGAAGAGGCTGAAAAGAATGCACCATCCATCATCTTAATTGATGAAATTGATTCTATTGCACCCAAGAGGGAGAAGACACATGGTGAAGTTGAAAGGAGGATTGTTTCACAGCTTTTGACTCTTATGGATGGATTGAAATCTCATGCTCATGTTATCGTTATTGGAGCTACCAATCGCCCAAACAGCATTGACCTAGCATTGAGAAGGTTCGGTAGATTTGATAGGGAAATTGATATTGGTGTTCTTGATGAAGTTGGCCGACTTGAAGTTCTTCGTATACACACTAAAAACATGAAGCTCTCTGATGATGTAAGTTTCATTGTCTCTTAA